One window of Paenibacillus sp. JQZ6Y-1 genomic DNA carries:
- a CDS encoding sensor histidine kinase, giving the protein MELVKNFLVNTGMLVTLAYLANLLYKYGLSRVSLRLKYIFSIILLIFAGWISSAFGFRMPDNLIFDMRFLPLIVASMVYSRPSIIMLIGFGIGLTRFTYSVDEAAFIGWLNLTILGVVSAVLNVWMRSSVASLAFKGLITILTVNLVNTFNIATFGILPTRMYLTEIAPVLLPVSIVLSCVIMMLLREFHLEQQRIMQVEHANRLLSQQTSELQQAHHVLEERASQLMLASQYKSEFLANMSHELRTPLNSIINLAQLMAEQDEERTPGETKLYSSMIYRSGMDLLELVNDVLDLSKVEAGKLEIVYEEVNVSEIPELLQIHFEMTAARKGLLFHVELEQPLPAVIISDSQRVQQILRNLLANAFKFTHEGGVTLHICKRTEADADEEMDWLVFEVSDTGIGIAATQHEMIFEAFQQADGSITRHYGGTGLGLSISRDLANLLGGHLRLHSVEGQGSTFSLYLPINEPKR; this is encoded by the coding sequence ATGGAACTTGTGAAGAACTTCCTTGTGAATACAGGGATGCTAGTAACGCTCGCTTATCTGGCAAATCTGTTGTACAAATACGGTTTGTCTCGCGTCTCGTTACGCTTGAAATATATCTTTTCGATTATTTTGCTTATTTTTGCAGGCTGGATTAGCTCAGCGTTTGGGTTTCGGATGCCGGACAATCTGATCTTTGATATGCGTTTTCTTCCATTGATCGTGGCATCAATGGTGTATTCGCGCCCAAGTATTATTATGCTAATCGGATTTGGGATTGGGCTGACTCGGTTTACATATAGCGTGGATGAAGCCGCCTTTATCGGCTGGCTGAATCTTACGATTCTTGGTGTCGTGAGTGCAGTATTGAATGTGTGGATGCGTAGTAGTGTTGCGAGTTTAGCATTCAAAGGATTGATCACGATTTTGACGGTGAATCTGGTGAATACATTCAATATCGCTACCTTTGGCATCTTGCCGACCCGAATGTATTTGACTGAAATTGCGCCTGTCTTGCTGCCCGTGTCGATTGTGTTGAGCTGTGTCATTATGATGTTGCTGCGCGAATTTCATCTGGAGCAGCAGCGGATTATGCAGGTTGAGCATGCCAATCGACTGCTATCCCAGCAAACGAGTGAATTACAGCAGGCGCATCATGTGTTGGAGGAACGCGCCAGTCAGTTAATGCTAGCTTCACAGTACAAGTCGGAATTCCTCGCCAATATGTCGCATGAGTTGCGTACGCCGCTGAATAGTATTATCAATTTGGCGCAGCTGATGGCGGAGCAGGACGAGGAACGTACACCGGGAGAAACGAAGCTGTACAGCAGTATGATCTACCGCTCCGGTATGGATCTGCTAGAGCTCGTAAACGATGTGCTTGATCTGTCCAAGGTCGAGGCAGGCAAGCTGGAAATTGTATATGAAGAAGTGAATGTCAGCGAGATTCCTGAACTGCTGCAAATACATTTTGAAATGACAGCGGCGCGCAAGGGATTGCTGTTTCATGTGGAACTAGAACAGCCACTTCCTGCCGTGATCATCTCGGATTCGCAGCGGGTCCAGCAGATTTTGCGGAATTTGCTTGCGAATGCTTTTAAATTTACACATGAGGGCGGCGTGACCCTGCATATTTGCAAGCGTACCGAAGCGGATGCCGATGAAGAAATGGATTGGCTAGTATTCGAGGTGAGTGATACAGGGATTGGTATTGCTGCCACCCAGCATGAGATGATTTTTGAAGCCTTTCAGCAGGCGGACGGCTCCATTACTCGACATTATGGCGGTACAGGGCTAGGTTTGTCGATCAGCCGCGATCTGGCGAATCTGTTGGGCGGTCATCTGCGTCTGCATAGTGTGGAAGGACAGGGCAGTACATTTTCCTTATATTTGCCGATCAACGAGCCGAAGCGATAG
- a CDS encoding RidA family protein, whose amino-acid sequence MSKQPIATDRAPGALGPYSQAIDAGLFIFASGQLGLDPASGELAEGVQEQARVALQNVTAVLEAAGSSLDQVVKTTVFLHDMNDFAAMNEIYGQFFQEPYPARSAVQVARLPKDALVEIEVIALKK is encoded by the coding sequence ATGAGCAAACAACCGATTGCAACGGATCGTGCACCGGGCGCATTGGGCCCATATTCGCAAGCGATTGACGCAGGATTATTTATTTTCGCCTCCGGTCAACTGGGTCTGGACCCGGCAAGTGGCGAATTGGCAGAGGGTGTGCAGGAGCAGGCACGCGTAGCGCTGCAAAATGTAACCGCTGTGCTGGAAGCTGCGGGCAGCAGCTTGGATCAAGTCGTAAAAACGACAGTTTTCCTGCATGATATGAATGATTTTGCAGCGATGAATGAGATTTACGGACAATTTTTCCAAGAGCCATATCCGGCGCGCAGTGCGGTACAGGTGGCTCGTCTGCCGAAGGATGCACTGGTAGAAATTGAAGTCATCGCGCTCAAAAAATAA
- a CDS encoding GNAT family N-acetyltransferase translates to MEYTRITHIDDPLFADMHAMMGRIFPAEEVLEFALWREPLEDPGIRVFVAVHEGNVVGATEYRYYEDDNVAMTDFTIISEPGLGVGPFLAQHRQADLKKLAADNGKELFGMFAEIYDPYRAQRHEFGGIKPMDPFVRREVLAHLGYRRLDFTYVHPSWNNDGEAVSELDLCFLSYDPSAHSLPGALIEKFLRRYYAVLAQKPDAWEHMVSEVGARGQVELLPL, encoded by the coding sequence ATGGAATATACACGTATTACGCATATTGATGATCCGTTGTTCGCGGATATGCACGCAATGATGGGACGCATTTTCCCAGCGGAGGAAGTATTGGAGTTTGCATTGTGGCGCGAGCCGTTGGAAGACCCGGGGATTCGTGTATTTGTGGCTGTGCATGAAGGGAACGTCGTTGGGGCAACCGAATATCGGTATTACGAGGATGACAATGTGGCGATGACCGACTTTACGATTATCAGTGAACCGGGACTCGGTGTTGGACCTTTTCTGGCACAGCATCGCCAAGCCGATCTGAAAAAGCTAGCTGCGGATAACGGCAAAGAGCTATTCGGTATGTTCGCTGAAATCTACGATCCGTACCGTGCACAGCGCCATGAATTTGGCGGCATCAAGCCGATGGACCCATTTGTCCGCCGCGAAGTGCTGGCGCATCTCGGCTACCGTCGACTGGACTTTACGTATGTGCATCCATCATGGAACAATGATGGTGAAGCGGTATCCGAGCTGGACCTCTGCTTCCTATCCTACGATCCTTCCGCCCACTCCTTACCGGGCGCATTGATTGAGAAATTCCTGCGTCGTTATTACGCAGTGCTGGCACAGAAGCCAGATGCGTGGGAACACATGGTTAGCGAGGTTGGTGCGCGGGGGCAAGTGGAGCTGCTGCCACTGTAA
- a CDS encoding GNAT family N-acetyltransferase, protein MNQVSSRVQQYYKSCYVFHDKRPYPAIIRSYTAQDHKQMIAVQAAAFPPPYPPELWWNEEQLNEHVSRFPQGALCVEMNGVIVGSMTGLLITFDAEHPQHTWEQITDHGYIRNHDSEGDTLYVADLCVHPDYRQWGLGKLLMQSMYEVTTALGLQRLLGAGRMPGYHKWAAHYTPQQYVERVTTGELYDPVISFLMRCGRTPLTVIPDYLDDEESLNYAVLMEWNNPLPLVKG, encoded by the coding sequence ATGAATCAGGTTTCTTCTCGTGTACAGCAGTACTACAAATCCTGCTATGTATTTCATGATAAACGCCCGTATCCAGCGATTATTCGCTCCTATACAGCGCAGGATCATAAACAGATGATTGCGGTGCAGGCGGCTGCCTTTCCCCCGCCGTATCCACCGGAATTGTGGTGGAATGAGGAGCAGTTGAATGAGCATGTCAGTCGTTTTCCACAAGGAGCATTATGTGTAGAAATGAATGGTGTTATCGTTGGCTCTATGACGGGACTGCTGATTACATTTGATGCTGAGCATCCGCAGCATACATGGGAGCAGATCACCGATCATGGGTATATCCGCAACCATGATTCAGAGGGCGATACGCTATATGTTGCTGATCTTTGCGTGCACCCCGATTATCGGCAATGGGGTCTGGGCAAACTGCTGATGCAGTCCATGTACGAAGTGACGACCGCACTCGGCTTGCAACGGCTGCTTGGTGCCGGACGGATGCCGGGTTATCACAAATGGGCTGCGCACTACACGCCGCAGCAATATGTGGAGCGTGTAACGACCGGTGAGCTGTACGATCCGGTGATTTCCTTTTTAATGAGATGCGGACGGACACCCTTGACGGTTATTCCTGATTATCTGGATGACGAAGAATCACTGAATTATGCGGTATTAATGGAATGGAACAATCCGCTACCGCTGGTGAAGGGCTGA
- a CDS encoding MFS transporter, producing MKRRRALGVNRLNMQKRRYSMYRSHLHIATIEGIPSTIFSTLLGGPFLTGFLLYLGASSGQIGFVIALTTLVNVAQIIIAFLLQRLNTRKWVLVLFTILQRVLWGATGLVPFLFDKSVWVNWFIVLYVAAFLCNAVIGVVWASLIGDIVPGRLRGRYFGIRNTILNALGSLTLFVGGILLDQVPGGMGFLWLYIIVWTCAVINIGIILFYPDAPFERSTETKFVPMLRQPLYDGPFIKASLFLAAWLLMQTLVVPLYSYVMLEVLKVSYSVTTIMTVVQTMFMMLGFYFWGNLNARFSNKTLLYWTLPFIAVACMAWGLLAFLPVIVGLLIIHMLLGIGIGGFNQLSFNFIIGDTPKNARPMFIAVYSGITGFASFIGPLLGGQIFEWLKPFPFWVQAFGFQMLVGLLLLLLAVTAGRRVLKAPAAVPIQQYREIEV from the coding sequence ATGAAACGAAGACGCGCACTTGGAGTAAACCGATTGAATATGCAAAAGCGCAGATACTCGATGTACCGTAGCCATTTGCATATCGCTACCATCGAAGGGATTCCATCCACCATTTTCTCGACCTTGCTGGGTGGACCGTTTTTGACCGGATTTTTGCTCTATTTGGGAGCAAGCTCTGGGCAAATTGGATTCGTTATCGCCCTGACAACGCTGGTGAATGTGGCGCAGATTATTATCGCCTTTTTGCTACAACGACTGAATACACGCAAATGGGTGCTGGTGCTGTTCACGATCTTACAGCGGGTGCTGTGGGGAGCGACGGGGCTAGTGCCATTTCTGTTTGACAAGTCAGTCTGGGTCAACTGGTTTATCGTGCTGTATGTAGCTGCATTTCTGTGTAATGCAGTGATCGGGGTTGTCTGGGCATCGCTGATTGGCGATATTGTGCCTGGACGACTGAGAGGACGTTATTTTGGTATACGGAATACGATCTTGAATGCACTGGGTAGTCTGACGCTGTTTGTCGGCGGCATTTTGCTGGATCAGGTGCCGGGCGGCATGGGCTTTCTGTGGCTGTACATCATCGTGTGGACCTGTGCGGTGATCAATATTGGGATTATCCTTTTTTACCCGGATGCCCCGTTTGAGCGCTCGACGGAAACGAAGTTCGTACCGATGCTGCGCCAGCCGCTCTATGATGGACCGTTTATTAAAGCATCGCTATTTCTAGCGGCATGGCTGCTGATGCAGACGCTAGTTGTTCCACTGTATTCATATGTGATGCTGGAAGTGCTCAAGGTGAGCTATTCGGTGACAACGATAATGACGGTCGTCCAAACGATGTTCATGATGCTGGGCTTCTACTTTTGGGGGAATCTGAATGCCCGTTTTAGCAACAAAACGCTGCTGTATTGGACATTGCCATTTATTGCGGTAGCATGCATGGCATGGGGATTGCTTGCATTTTTGCCCGTCATTGTAGGATTGCTGATCATTCATATGCTGTTAGGAATTGGCATTGGCGGCTTCAACCAGCTGTCCTTTAACTTTATTATTGGAGACACACCGAAAAATGCACGCCCGATGTTCATTGCCGTCTATTCCGGCATTACTGGATTTGCTTCGTTTATCGGACCGCTGTTGGGTGGGCAGATCTTTGAATGGCTCAAGCCATTTCCATTCTGGGTACAAGCATTTGGATTCCAGATGCTGGTCGGGCTGCTATTGCTGCTGTTGGCAGTGACTGCCGGACGACGTGTGCTCAAGGCACCAGCTGCCGTTCCGATTCAGCAGTACCGTGAGATTGAAGTGTAA
- a CDS encoding carbon-nitrogen hydrolase family protein, with product MTFRVSAVQYHLHTISSFDEFAEQVTHYVRTAQEFDVDFILFPEFFTTQLLSIGDEQGKALGIERLPEFTEAYLELFQRLAQETGTHIIGGTHVIEQEGKLYNTAHLFYPDGNVASQAKIHITPTEVTEWNMSAGDGLSVFETDKGTIALLTCYDIEFPEIVRIAKARGADVIFCPSCTDDRHGFHRVRYTSHARAIENQVYVVTTGTIGSLPTVDFMRGNFGQAAVITPNDVPFPPRGILAEGEINDDMIIVADLDLDLLYKVREKGSVTTWRDRRTDLYTDWS from the coding sequence ATGACATTTCGTGTATCTGCCGTGCAGTATCATCTTCATACGATCTCTTCTTTCGACGAATTCGCGGAGCAAGTGACGCATTATGTGCGCACCGCTCAAGAATTTGATGTCGATTTCATTTTGTTCCCTGAATTTTTCACGACACAGCTGCTTTCGATTGGCGATGAACAGGGCAAAGCGCTTGGTATTGAGCGTCTGCCGGAATTCACTGAGGCTTATCTAGAGCTGTTCCAACGTCTTGCTCAAGAAACCGGTACTCATATTATCGGCGGCACACACGTAATTGAACAGGAGGGCAAGCTATATAATACCGCCCACCTCTTTTATCCAGATGGCAATGTTGCATCCCAAGCGAAAATCCATATCACGCCAACCGAAGTGACCGAGTGGAACATGTCTGCTGGCGACGGTCTGAGCGTGTTTGAAACGGATAAAGGTACGATTGCTCTGCTCACCTGCTATGATATTGAATTTCCCGAGATCGTCCGCATAGCAAAAGCGCGCGGCGCGGATGTGATCTTCTGTCCATCCTGTACGGATGATCGCCACGGCTTCCACCGGGTTCGTTATACCAGCCATGCCCGTGCGATAGAGAATCAGGTATATGTTGTGACGACTGGCACCATCGGCTCCTTGCCAACCGTTGACTTTATGCGCGGTAACTTTGGTCAGGCAGCCGTCATTACACCGAATGATGTGCCGTTCCCGCCGCGCGGTATTTTGGCAGAAGGCGAGATCAACGACGATATGATCATCGTTGCCGATTTGGATTTGGATTTGCTGTACAAAGTCCGTGAAAAAGGCTCGGTCACCACATGGCGCGACCGTCGTACCGATCTGTATACCGACTGGAGCTGA